GGTTTATCTGCCATTTTAGAATTTGACTGAAATCTATATGCAAAGGTTATAATAGTTTGAATAGGAAATTAAATAGCAATAAAATCTAATAAATAGCAATAAAGTACAAAATAAAGTTGACTTTTTGATATTCTTAAACTAATATATTATTATTATTATCAAATGAAAGGTAAGTGTAGTTATGGAGGAGAAGTTTTATACTATAGACCAAGTTGCGAATATTTTAGAAATGCATCATAAAACAATAAGGAAGTTTATAAAAGATGGTAAATTAGAAGCTAATAAGATTGGTAAGCAGTGGAGAGTATCACAAGAGGATTTAAATAGTTTTATGGATGTAAAGAGTGAAAATAAAGATAAGGGTGATAATGGTATAGAATTTAGGATGAATTTATCTAAAAACTTAGCTAGTATCCCAAAAGTTAATGTATCTGCAGTAGTTGAAATAAATAGTATCTCAAATAATGAATACTCACGTTTATCAAATTTGCTTTTGGCACTTACAAATAATCCAGCATTAATATCGAGTGGCTCCACTATCAATTTGAAGTATACCGAGAATGAAAATAGGCTTAGGGTTATGTTATGGGGAGATATAAAGTTTATTGAGGATATGTTAAGCTCTATCTCTTTATTGATAGAAAATATTTAAAGTAGAAATGAGGAATTAAAATGAATTACAATATAAGAGAAGAAAAGGGTAAAAAGTATATTTTTGTAGATAACAAATTTAGCAATGAAGAAGAAATAATGGATATTATATCACTGTGTATGGAACACGGTACAGATTATTTGATGCTTAGTAATAATTCGCTTACAGATGATTTTTTAAATTTAAAGACAGGATTGGCAGGAACTACATTACAAAAATTTATAAATTATAGGATACAAGCTGTTGCAATTGTTGATGATAAACCTAAGATAAATAAAAGATTTTCAGAATTAATGTTAGAACTAAATAAATCAAACAACTTTAGAATATTTGATAACTTTGAGGATGCTAAAAATTATATTTTAGATTTAAAATAATAGAATTTAATAAAATAAATAACATAAGTAAAATAGTTACAAGTATTGAATATAAAAATAAATAGATATTAATAGTATTTAATAAGGAAATAGCATTTTCAACATTAAGAAATTAATATAAATATAAATTTTAGAAACATACTTATTAATAACCTTTCTATGTTACAAAAGTGTAATATTGGTAGACAAAATGTAATATTTACATAAGGATTTAACCATACAAAACCTTTAAAATAAAGATATACTAAGAAATGAGTAAATGGAGGTTATTAATATGAAAGAAATATTAAAAATAAAGAATATATCAAAAGATTATGGTATAAAAGGATTTAAAACAAATGTACTAAAAAGTATATCCCTTACAGTTAATGAAGGTGATTTTATAGCAATAATGGGGCCATCAGGTGCAGGAAAAACAACATTACTTAATCTAATGTCTACACTTGATAAGCAAACCTCAGGAGAAATAATACTGGATGGGATTGACATATCGAAAGTAAAAAATAATGAACTATCAAAATTAAGAAGAGAAAAAATAGGATTTATATTTCAAGACTATAACTTACTAGATAATATGACACTCATGAATAATATAGCGCTTCCATTGGCTTTAGGCAAAAAGAGAAGTAAGGAAATCGAAAATAAGGTATTTTCTATAGCCAAAAAATTTGGATTAGAAAATCATTTAGATAAATATCCATATCAGTTATCAGGTGGACAAAAACAAAGAGGTGCAGCAGCAAGGTCATTAATTACAAACCCAGCAGTGATATTTGCTGACGAACCAACAGGTGCTTTAGATTCTAAATCAGCTTATGAACTTTTAAACTCATTAGAAAAAATAAATAAAGAAAATAATGCCACTATTATAATGATTACACATGACCCTCTAACAGCAAGTTATTCAAATGAAGTATATATGATAAATGATGGAACTATAAAGTGTAAATTAAACAAAGGAAGTAGTAGAAAAGACTTTTATGGAAAAATTATGGATATGTTGGCCTCTATGGGAGGTGAAATGTAAGTGAGTGTACTTGGGATTGCTTATAATAATTTTAAAAGTAATATAAGAACTTATTTGGCATTTTTTATATCTATGGTCTTTTCAGTAGTTGTACTGACTAATTTTGAATTACTAAGATATGGTGATGCTATAAACGTATTGCAAGGAGAAAACCAGAAATTCACATTATCAGTGTTAATTTCTGTAATAATAATATTATCAGTATTTTTATTTTTCTTTATATGGTATGCAACAAATATATTCTTTAAAAATAGGTCAAAAGAAATAGGGATACTATCTTTTATGGGGTTGGATTTATATACTATAGGAAAAATATATTTTGTAGAAAATATGCTTATAGGAATAAGCTCTTGTGTCACAGGTGTACTTATAGGTATAATAACATCTAGATTTTTTCAGGTAGTAATAATAAAATTATCTGGGTTTGATATAAACGTATCCAATGGACTTAGTATTAAAGCTATAATGTATGCCAGTTTGATATTTATTTCTATATTTATGATAATGACTATAAAAGGATTTGTAACAATATGTAGAAGTAGTGTAATAAATTTAATCAACACATCTAAGAAGCAAGATAAAATACCAAAAGTAGGAATAGGATTATACATATTAGCTATAATATCTATTTTAGTAATAGGATATGGTTATTATCTTTCTACAGATATACGCTCTGGAAACATAACTAGTGTAATGTCAGTTATAGTGATAATAATAATAGGTACTTATGGTTTATTTAAATCAGTCATGCCTGTTGTATTTCATATAATAATGAAAAATAAAAAAGTATTATTTAATGGAAATAATATAATTGCTATAAACAATATAAATTATAGATTAAATAAAAACTATAAAACGTACTCTATAATAGCTATAATTATAACTACTACAATATCAACTCTTGGTGCATCAGTTGCTATAAAATATATACA
This sequence is a window from Clostridioides difficile. Protein-coding genes within it:
- a CDS encoding helix-turn-helix domain-containing protein, yielding MEEKFYTIDQVANILEMHHKTIRKFIKDGKLEANKIGKQWRVSQEDLNSFMDVKSENKDKGDNGIEFRMNLSKNLASIPKVNVSAVVEINSISNNEYSRLSNLLLALTNNPALISSGSTINLKYTENENRLRVMLWGDIKFIEDMLSSISLLIENI
- a CDS encoding DUF4180 domain-containing protein; translated protein: MNYNIREEKGKKYIFVDNKFSNEEEIMDIISLCMEHGTDYLMLSNNSLTDDFLNLKTGLAGTTLQKFINYRIQAVAIVDDKPKINKRFSELMLELNKSNNFRIFDNFEDAKNYILDLK
- a CDS encoding ABC transporter ATP-binding protein, with the protein product MKEILKIKNISKDYGIKGFKTNVLKSISLTVNEGDFIAIMGPSGAGKTTLLNLMSTLDKQTSGEIILDGIDISKVKNNELSKLRREKIGFIFQDYNLLDNMTLMNNIALPLALGKKRSKEIENKVFSIAKKFGLENHLDKYPYQLSGGQKQRGAAARSLITNPAVIFADEPTGALDSKSAYELLNSLEKINKENNATIIMITHDPLTASYSNEVYMINDGTIKCKLNKGSSRKDFYGKIMDMLASMGGEM